The Cucurbita pepo subsp. pepo cultivar mu-cu-16 chromosome LG08, ASM280686v2, whole genome shotgun sequence genome contains a region encoding:
- the LOC111799778 gene encoding myb-related protein 306-like, whose amino-acid sequence MGRPPCCEKVGIKKGPWTPEEDIILVSYIQEHGPGNWRSVPTNTGLLRCSKSCRLRWTNYLRPGIKRGNFTPHEEGMIIHLQALLGNKWAAIASYLPQRTDNDIKNYWNTHLKKKLKKLQSAAVDLPEPSESGSCQFQTKSFNDKLAAGNKTSTYASSAENISRLLQGWMRSSPEESRRKIGGENSIATARQQLKVEADGGELVSDEEFDSMLSFENLKNVNSWGKSTTSCKDEEENVGEKLRSETAASTAVTAAPPPPLSFLEKWLFEEGAAGQVEEMMELSPVF is encoded by the exons ATGGGAAGGCCTCCTTGCTGTGAGAAAGTGGGTATCAAGAAGGGTCCATGGACGCCCGAAGAAGATATCATTCTGGTCTCATATATTCAAGAACATGGCCCTGGCAATTGGAGATCAGTTCCTACTAATACAG GATTGTTGAGATGCAGCAAAAGTTGTAGGCTTAGATGGACCAATTACCTCAGACCTGGAATTAAGAGAGGAAATTTCACTCCCCATGAAGAGGGCATGATCATTCATCTTCAAGCTTTATTGGGTAACAA GTGGGCAGCCATAGCTTCGTATCTTCCTCAGAGAACGGATAACGACATCAAGAATTATTGGAACACCCACTTGAAAAAGAAGCTTAAAAAGTTGCAGTCCGCCGCCGTGGACCTGCCGGAGCCATCGGAGTCCGGCAGTTGTCAGTTTCAGACCAAGAGCTTTAATGATAAACTTGCGGCCGGAAACAAAACTTCCACGTACGCGTCAAGTGCCGAGAACATTTCGCGGCTTCTTCAAGGTTGGATGAGATCTTCACCGGAAGAATCTCGCCGGAAAATTGGCGGGGAGAATTCTATCGCCACCGCGAGGCAGCAGCTGAAAGTGGAGGCGGACGGCGGCGAGTTGGTTTCtgatgaagaatttgattcgATGTTGTCGtttgagaatttgaagaatGTGAATTCGTGGGGGAAATCCACGACAAGTTGTAAGGATGAAGAGGAAAATGTTGGAGAGAAGTTAAGATCTGAGACAGCCGCTTCCACAGCGGTGACTGCagctccgccgccgccgctttCCTTTCTTGAGAAGTGGCTGTTTGAAGAAGGCGCCGCCGGGCAAGTGGAGGAGATGATGGAGTTGTCGCCGGTGTTctaa